The Cryptomeria japonica chromosome 9, Sugi_1.0, whole genome shotgun sequence DNA segment CTatggagacaaactgaatgtccttGTTGGAGACATCCTTTCTCGTGGAGCACTCACCGGTAGCAAAtcctaatcctctagtatccttgtAGTAATCTTGTTTATTCAACATtatgtccaaggcatcagtgctccCACTAGGTCAGATCCTCACTTTGAGCTCATCTTGAAACTCCTCAAGGTATTTCCTGAGATTCCCCATTTCTCCTTTTTTCTTCTGACACTCTTAgtccttggcctctagctctgaTTGTAAATCTTTGCACTTACACTATTTGATATGCAAATCTGATTCTGATTCTACACTCACCCTTTTTGCATCATCCACTTGTGCTTTCAGATTTGCAATGGTTGACTCTGACTCTTTGAGGCTTTTGATCAACTAGTTTTGTTCCATAATAGCAGCACTCTTGAAcatcttgtattattttcttactcTACTAAGATCCTTGAGTGCACTTACCAGctccccttcaagatcaacttgagctTCAACTTCCTCTTCATATTCACCATcgttgccaaacacatcttgctgatAGGATTGATCTATGTTTTCTCTTCTTGATGTGTGCATCTATTTTTTTGTCTCTTGGGCCATGAAGATATGggtttcttcttcaacatttttgtAGCATCTGGTTGATCTATCTTGATCATCTACACATGTGTTTGTTCTATTCTTCTTGCTTTCACAAACTAGTTTTGCAGTGCTCAGTTCATTACCAtaaagcttcttcaatctgtccacTTGTGAAGAAACATCATCAAGAATCCCACTAAGGATAGCTTTCATAGCTTCAACATTACACTTAGATCTTCTCTCTGCTTCAGGACCAGTGGGAGGACTAACCAGTCTAGAGAGACCATTAACAACCAACATCCATAAATCATAGCCTAATGAGGACTGGTGGACTTCCATTCTGCAAATCCATATaacatagtttgaaccatcaaacacccGTGTAGGGGTTGAcacaaaactattttttttttttcaaaactagaatctacccaagctggagaaagcttatctaactgggaacctaagctctgataccaattgtagaagaGGGGGATTGAATTAGTGGTtttcaaacttaacccttttaatcctaaatatGTGTACcggttagcagatctaacacaaAGTGAATATACTGGTGAGATAAGGAGAAGACCAAAAGGAAAGCACACACAAAGGGCACATCatataacaccagatatatgacgaaaacccaatgtgagaaaaacctcagtgagaaattctACTCAAGTCTACCGGTCCAATCCAGCCTCAAAATAAACactgtattacaaagtttagggcaccaacccaaggagcaccaacccctacatcgagctccaacttggtgattacaattaaatatattgatacaatagtaataaccttgttacaaatgagctttGTAACTCTCACACATATCTCTTTCGGATGCTCTATGTTCTTTGCATCAACTGTGTTGGATCTCCCTTCACTCTCCCTTTGACTTACCAATAGAATCCTCTCTCTACCAACTTTATCTCTTCACTACTTCTCTACTTCAGTCCTATCGGTTCAGACCCTGCCAATTTGGAGAACTGACAGACTATGCAACTGCTTCACCGGTTAGCTCAACCTTTACTAGTTGAATCTCTTTATGTCACTCTGCCTCTGATCAACTTTTGCCCTGTCAGATTTTCTCTGACACTCACTCTTCACCACTTCACTCACTGCTTCCTTCTTACAGGTTAGACACAACCAGTTCAAGGATCTGTTATTTTTTATAACAACTCACCGGTCACTTTAACTTCACCGGTTAAATCCTCTTACTGATTCTCTCAagcactcagtcacttcaataaTCTTCATTGAATTCTCTAACCAATTATCTCTTTGCTGTACACTCACACTATGTTCTTCAATATCCGACACCATAACATCTGGCAGCATCAATCAACTATAATCTTTGGTCTACATATTTATATGTGAGCTTTCCCGCCAAGATGGACATTGAAACTTGGCGCGGTAGGGTTccttccaccaaccatagatagtATGAAATCATATCTGATCTACATGGGGATTGACAACCAGCAAGCAATCAAACATCACTGCCAATCTCACTACTTCCAATACACGTTTGATATATTTAGCAAATAGGATAAACTGATCATCGACCTACTTCtgtcaatcacattaaatgatctctCGGTTTTCTTCACCAGATCCGATCTACACTTGGGCATCTTGCATAGATCATCGCATCTCAACAGTCAACGATTTGATCTTCCTCAAGCCGCATCATTCTAAACTTAACTCGGGATTCCCTCAGTCGACATTAATATCGACCTAATCACCAACTACCTCATTGATGGActcttcaccgacctctgcatgcttgcacCTAGTAGCGACATGTCATCTTTGTCCGCATCCACCTTTGCTCAAGCCACCGTGTCGGTTTAATCTTAGTCACCGACCAACATACTACCGGTGTTCATCTACAGAGTCAACTTCCCTGGCAATTATACATTATCCGATCAACCTTCATGCCATCTCTTCTATGTTTTTCCTATTGGATCATATTTTCCTGGTCACCAAACTCAAGCACATGTCCATCTAATAGGAGCTTTCCACCTTTGCCTCTTTGGTCTCTTATCGGTTGACATCCTTATTAGTTGACTACACTTATGCCTGCATATTGATAAAATACTTCACTTACCTTCCTGCATACTGGCCTAACATGCTTGATGACTCCATGCCATCAATATCAATCTGCATCCTGGTAACTCCATGTCTACAATTGCTAGGCCATTCCTTCTCCTTCCTTAGCCTGgacatcatctcaaccggtttgccaaGGAGGCAAGCTCATCACTTCTTATTCTTCCTCTTCATGTCTCAGTAGAAAATCATACTTTCCCTTGCTGATCTGGTGCACAAATATGATTTCACACACTTGAGGCATCATCATGTTTCACTTGGTTCATCTGGTCTATGCCTTCAACCACCTGCCTTATATCTCTTAACTTTCTTTTCTCAGAGGGTTATGATGTATTCCATGCATATTGTGAGATAAGCTAAGTGTTACCACCTACCGATAGAAGTGGATCTTTGTTACTTGCTGACAACCATTTGATGGGAACCGATTTACATTACATTACTCAATCTACTCTCGGTATTGCACAAATAtgacttccctatttgagcagACACAACTTCAACTAGATATATGATTTGGTTGAGCACCCTCTTTGTCAGTCTTCTCTTCCTCCTGTGATGCCATCTTCATCCAGTGAGAGTCCTATTGATTGTCAACaaactgcataccggttgtctgcaCATTCTTTATCGATCTACCTTGCTTTCTTACCATTCATATGCTTGTCGGTTGGCAATCTTACACTGCCGACTCATCACTCACTGGTTGACATACCATAGTGGTCTCCAATACTTACTCGCTGGTCAAAAATCCATACTTACAGGTGACATGCTATaccggttaacatcaatgacaatacaataccaACATCCCTTAGGACATGTCACCCAGCTTGAAGAGTGTGTTTAAGAATGGTAGGTTTTAATATTCAAAATACTCAATATATATACTTCACTCCATTCTGCGTTTGTATCAGCTCATCTAAACGTCAACTGAGCATCATCTCAGTAATTTAGATCTTTCTAAACTCGATTCGATATAAAACTTGTGCTACTAACGTATGCAATATCAACCAGGGTGTCGAATAATCTGTTTACCTTGAACCAGCAACAGTATAAAGGCAACAGAGCTGCAAATATAGTATCATATCTAATAATCTATGGCAAATTCTGCATTAGATTTTGGCAATGCCTCTCTAAAATATGAAGATCTGGATAAGGATGGAATATGTAAGACCAACTGCAAATTGGGGATATGTGGCAAGATATCCAgggttcaaataattggaagagcTTGCTCGATCCCATTCATCCCCTCCTGAAAGTAGCTATGGTGATTTTGCACAGCACTTCTACGACGCATTTGATAATACTCGCTCTTCTCAATACTATGGGAATTGTAAGCGCTCCAAAATATCACTCAGACGGAGATTAGAATCTGTGAAATGTGGGCGTGGTTATCAAGTCACCGAATATATATACACCAATACTGGAACCCTAAAATCCTATTTCCATGAAAAATGGAGAGATAGCGGCGCTTGGATGGGATATATTGTTGTTTGCACAGACCCAAATGAGATAAAAAGATTGGGTAGGCGTGACATAGTTATTGAATGGATGGAGAATCCAACATCGAAGCTACTTTCAAACTTGATGTTCGGATACAGAAGGGGTTTTTAACATGTTATACCTGAATAGACGAAGGATCTAGAAGGTCTAGGCTCAACATCTCATGTTCAAGTTGAACCAAGGCATTTTGAGGATCTAACCAAAAACGAAGTGTGGATTAAATCCATGAATGAAGAAATTTATTCAATTGAGAAAAAATAAACATGAGATTTTATTGCATCTTAAAAAAAATGTTATTGTGTTGAACTGGAtctaaaaaattaaattcaaagcaAATGGATCCATTGAAAAGGCATAAAGAAAGATTAGTGGAAAAGGGTTTTTCTCAACAATCATGTATTGACTATAATGAAACATATTCAACAATCATGTATTGACTATAGTGAAACATATTCTCTTAATGAAACATATTCTCTTGTTGTTAGATTGGACACCATAAGAACAGTTTTAGAGTTAATGATCCAATATAGATGGAAAGTTTATCAGTTTTGATGTTAAATTAACCTTTTGGAATGGTCATCTCAATAAGGAAGTGTTTGTAGAGTAACCACTTGGTCATCAGATTGCAGGTTAAGAAAAAAAGGTTTATTAGTTGAAAAAGGAACCTTATGAACTCAAATAGGAACTTGGAGCCAGGTAGAGTAAGATAGATTCTTGTTTTTAAAAAAGTGGCTTAAAAATAAGTGAAAGTGATCTCACATTATAtgttttaatctcaaagtataggtgatatacttatatTTTGTATATATAATGATGAATTGATTTATATAAAACATGATGAAGAGTTTGGATGAATTCAAAAATGCTattaaaaatgagtttgaaatgaaTGATTTGGGCTTAATACATTATTTTCTTTGTATAGAGGTAAGACAACTAAAAACGAATATATTCATTTCACAATGTAAAGATGCTAATTATTTTAATGATAAGTACAAGATGAAAAATTTCAAATGAAAAAATCCATCAATGATGATAGTTCTGAAAAAGTATACACAACACTGTGTAGATATTTGCTTTGTAGTCTTATGTATTTAAAAAATACTAGACAAGATAGCATGTACGCCATTTGTTTCTTTTAAGGATTATGTAAAATATAAATAAGGTTCATTTATGTGCATTGAAAATAGTTTTATGGTGTGGTTAGGGTACAAATAGTTATGACATTTTATGTGCACCTAAGATGGTTTTTGTTTAATTGAGTATATATATAGTTATTGGGTTGGTtctatagattaaaaaaaaaattacttcaaGGTATGTATTTAGTTTGAGTTTAGGTGTCATTTCTTGGTCGTGGAAAAAATAGTCAtagaacaaaacaaaaattaatatTCAATATCATTTCATTTGGAATCTTGTGACTAAGGGATGGGTTGAATTGAAGTTTTACAAAACCTACTATCAACTTGCCATATACTCACCAAAACAgttatacaagaaattttttaaaaactaAGACAAATGATAGGTGTTGGCTCATTAAACATTAAAGGGGAGATTAAAGATGATAATGTTTAATTGATACTAGGCTCTCCTTTAATGGCATGTATCCTCCATTGTGTAATTAAACCACCATCACTTTGCGTTGCCAACTATTGTATGCATTTCCTTCTTAAAAGACTTTCTGATCACAATAGTTTCCTTTGGGCTAACAATTGTTGCAAACTTATCCATCGTCATTCCACACAGCTGTAATTTTGTATAGTTTTtgtttctcaaaataaaaaattctgTTTTTGGTTTGTATGCTGCTGGTTATTTTGGGATTAGGTTCTTATGTGTTGTATGACCTAAAAATTTTCTTTAGTATAAAATatgtttaattaatttttatttcgaTTGATAGGTTTCTGCTTTAAAAAAATAGATATTATTTTGAATAGTGAATACTTTCAACGAATCAAACATTTTTTTGATTAAATTATATTACCATACCAGTATTCTTTTCTTGTTAAATATTACATGTCACAAATCTTAACTGAATTAATAATTCTGAAACAAACATTTGCCTCTTTCAATAATTAAAAGATTTTAGTTCttttggaaaaaagagaggattTAACTCCTTGTAGTTTTAAGTCCTTGCATAACTTTCTATGTATCACAAGTAATTGATACAGATAAATGGAAACTTTCTATGTTCAATTTGATTAAGTTTCTATATTCAATATGAAAACCAAATAAACTCAGCACCATCTAAATGCTTACAACATAAAATGCGTAACAACAACGATAAGAATTGACCTCCTGCAATATTACAAATGTATATAAATTGAGAGATTCAAACTGCTCTCATGTTTATTTTTTTGTGGAGTTGACGCCTATTTTACCTGTTATAGAAAAGAATTTTCCCACCACACGCGGATTGACCTTCCGAAGTATTATAAATTGTCATTTTCGTTATCGTCACATGTTTATATGTTCCGAATGTCCCCACGTCCTATAAATTTTCTTCATGTACGTTTGTTTAATGATGGAAGAGTTCGAATGGTGCGAATCAATTTCAACGCAACTTAGCATGGTATTAATAATTTAcactaagttcaaattgttttgaaaTTTAGGTATTGGGTGTATGAATGAATAAGTTTTCAAGTTCAGTGCCAGAACTTGAGGTTATTAATTgtgtaaaataaataatttattttgtttaattaaatatcaatgtttattttctttcatttaataataatgtttataacATTCATATTTTATTTGAAAGTTGCTTTTTTTTAATATTGTTGCGTGACaaatatatgattttttatgaattaaatgtTTTCTTTAATATATTATTTTGTGATTAGGTAAATATACTTTTGATAATTATAAAATGTtagataattaatatttaatattatcataatattttaaatatatttatttaaaaaatgtgaAGAATTGGATATATATAAAAGTTATAATCATAATAAAATTAGATTTTTTGGAATGTCTTATGTTTAATGTTCTATTTTTTAATCTAATTCAATTTTTGTGTTTTACTCTTTAGAACAATCAATAATCCAATGTgatttttaaatgaaaataaaatcaaCATTCAGGTTTTCCCCTTTCAACTAATCAAcaatttcatttaaattttcttttgtttaattggatatatattttttacaaaaatataaaatatttgatGCTAAAATATTTCAAACTCCTCTCTTCATTGTTACCCTcctaatttatttatatattagtTCCTACCTATAAATGTAGGCAATGCATTGTTCTTAACAAGATATTAATTTTCACTTTTTTAACAAATTGGGGTGTTGATCTTTTttctaagaatttttttttctcactaaagtttagatgcaaaatttaaaaataaaaaaaatagaaattaaacaCATAATACAATGGATTGTGTGGTTCACTAAAATTGGCTACATCCATAGGAAAGCATGAAAATATCTTCACTAATGGTTACAACAAATACACGAGTACATAATCATTTATACAAATGTATTAGTGTAAATAGGTTTTTCTTATTTATGTTGCTTAAGTCCAACTTAGGTACATAGCATTATTACTCATTTCTAGGTGAGTAggtagattttattattattttaaacacTAATAATTTGTTTTAGGTGGTTGTACCTACCCTCACAAGAAGAGTTCCTATTCTCTCTTATTTTTTTGCATGGTGGTTTGATTGAGGTtgattttgcaaattttttttttggaaatttgttCTTGATAGTGGGCCTATAGAGATGGTCCTAGATGGTGTGCATAGGGGTTCCTTATTAGATCATTTTGGGCTCTTTGTCCTCCTTTCCCTCTCTATGAGTGTTGTTGTTTATAGTGGATTTACTTGTAATAGGTTTAAGGATGCTTTTCAAAACCTATTGGTCAGTGTCTTGCTTCATTCTTTAGCTGCACTTGATGCAGTGAAAACTATGCTAAGAATTAAAATGTTCAGGGGTCCTTTTgagaacctagttttgtattcccTTTCCTTGGTTGTGCTCTATTCCAACCTTAGGTGGCTATGGTTTAAGGTTCTTATGAAAAACTTGCAAGTTTTATTCGAGGTGACATAATTGTCTTTCACTAGTTAGTGGTTGTTGTTGCGTTCCTTTTTTAGGCAGTAGGCTTTTATTCATGGATTTTATCGCCTTTTGTTGCAGATATGTAAAGATTCAAGCATCTTctgatttaatatttttaaaacacAAACATATACTAATCACAATAATCAATTAGAAAATCAACCAAATACAATTTCATCCAAAATATGAAAGACTTAtccaatgactatcaaacacaatCTCTAATTAATATAAAACATTATCCTTATCATACAACCCCATTTGTTTAATATTAAATGTAATAGCTTTGAAGGTCAATCATCTATTAGATTGTTTAATCCATTTgtctattatattttttaaataaaataacccCATTTGTTTAATATTAAATGTAATAGCTTTGAAAGTCAATCATCTATTAGATTGTTTTAATCCATTTgtctattatattttttaaataaaatatttttgttttatatCACTTGGAAATTAGTGTAGAAACGGTCACGCTTATAATGTATAAAGCGTGTGCGCAGTCTCTTAACAACTTGAAAGGTCAGCGAGATAGATGTTTATATGCATTGAGAACGGAAGGTTTGAATCCCAGCTGTACGTTGAAGAGTATGTTTAAGAATGGTAGGTTTTGATATTTAGAACACTGATTACATATACTTCGCTACATTCTACGTTTGTATCAGCTAATCTAAACATCAATTGACCATCGTCTCAACGGTTGAGATCTCTGTACACTATAAAACTTGTGCTGTAAATAGAGAAGTAACATATCTAATAATCATGGCAAATTTTGCATTAGGTCTTGGCAATGGCTCTCTAAAAAGTGAAGAACTGAATGAGGGCGGAATATGCAAAGACCAACTACAAATTGGGGATATGTGGCAAGATATCCAGGGTGCAAATAACTGGAAGAGCTTACTCGATCCCATTCATCTCCTCCTCAAAGCAGAGATACTCGGATACGGTGATTTTGCACAACACTGCTACGACTCATTTGATAATACTCGCTCTTCTCAATACTATGGGAATTGCAAGCTCTCCAAAAGCTCACTCGGACGGAGATTAGAATCTCTGAAATGTGGGCGTGGTTATCAAGTCACCGAATATAAATACGCCAATACTGGATTATCCCTAAAATCCTATTTCCGGGAGAAATGGAGGGATAGCGGCGCTTGGATGGGATATATTGCTGTTTGCACAGACCCAAATGAGATAAAAAGATTGGGTAGACGTGATATATTTGTTGCGTGGAGAGGCACGGAAACACCCCATGATCAACTAGtacaaaatctcaaaaatatatTATTCCTGCGGCTTTATCAACTAGTACAAAATCCAACATCGAAGCTGCTTTCAAACCTGATGTTCGGATAGAGAAGGGGTTTTTAACATGTTATACCTCAATAGACGAAGGCTCCGGAAGATCTAGGCTTAGCGCAAGAGAGATTGTTGTGGCTGAAATAAAAAGGTTATTGAATAACTTCAAAGATGAAGATGTGAGTATAACGTTCACTGGACACAGCTTGGGAGCTGCGCTGGCAACCATAAGTGCATATGACATAAAACAGATGTTGATGAATGAATATTACATTAGGTCAATACCTGTCACGGTCTTTGCCTTTCCCTCTCCACGTGTCGGAAACTTATCATTTGCTCAACACGTTGAGGAGATTGGAGTCAAAGTGTTGCGGCAGGTAAACAAAAAGGATTTGGTTCCTAAAGTTCTGGAGTTTTCGTGAATGAGAAAATGGGTTGGCTTGCTAGAATTCTGCATTGGTTTCCATGGACATATGTTCATGTGAGAATCGAGATTACTTTGGATAGCAGCAAATCACAAGTGCTGAAGCAAACTTATAATCCTTCTAGCTTTCACAATTTAGATGCATATCTCCACTTAGTGGATGGGCTTCCACAGAATAACAATATGCCTTTCAAATTGCCACGAAGAGATCCAGCTGTGGTCAACAAGAATTCCGACTTATTGATTAGAGACCTTCAAATTTGTTCTTACTGGTGGAGACGGAGGAATAAAGAAATGGTGAAACGCATAGATGGGAGGCTGGTATACTCTCCGAGATCTCCCACTCCTGTTTCAGTTTCTCAATCCTCTTCGCTCCTGAACTCTAATTTACCAGTTGTATTGCAGGTGGTACTTGCTCTTTTTTGAGTTATTAGTCTCTTCAAAATTGGAAGTAGAATCTAGAACTTTTATGATTCAATTGTTCAATACAATACTTCTCTAGGAATTTTGATGTAATCTAAATTGTTAATATATGGAAACATGTGACTGTATTGCCGTATTTGAATTgagattattattaatatttataaataacagtataaaataataaaaatatattatatacaagttcaaatattaaaattaaaatttagaatTTAAAATCATATTCAATCTAATTTTTAAATGTTTGTTTTTAATGTAATTctagagtcaaaaatatcaccctcatcaccttTAGTGGCAATTGCGACATGTGGCACCTCCCCCATGCTGCTTGGAGGATTGGTTCGCCAACTTGTCATTTTGTCCACCAAAGAAGTCCATGTCAACTTCCCTTGAGGCGTTATCAATTCTGCCAACCTGATAGGTTCACTGACGTAGACGCGGTGCAGGGACGTCCATGTAGCGCACTACCATCCCGCCAGCCAGCAGGTGGTCGTTGGGACATTACGACCCACGCCAAGAAGGAATCGTAACACCTCCTTGCATGACCACCGACATCCAGATTTGTCCCTTAGCCTATATCTTTAGTCTCGAGACATTTCCAAGGGATCCTTTTTGGCAGATTGAAGACTTTCTCTTGGGGATTGAAGCTCTTGGAGATACTGccaccattgttgcagcattgtcaagcTACCAAGTTCATCAAGCACACTAACACTTTCCAAGAATTAGGGGAGTAATCTTACTCTATCTTGCATTTCCAACATCTCATTTACTTTTCGATTATCGAATAGTATAGCATCAACTTTGCATTTGTCTTTACATTCTTCTTTATCGTCTGCTTTATCCTCTTCCTTTCTCGAGGCTATCAGGAGTTGTCAGtcaaggtggaaacaccaaaaagggggtctgacttaggcaggctccaaaacacaacccccaacattttttctcttgcatgtgtgtaggcacaACTTCACGGAGAGGAGACTATCTTGCGGGAGGCTTCATAGCGTGGACGGGTTGTAAGATTCCTTCATCCTTTTAGCACTCTTCTCATTCTAGTTTGTAATCTCTGTTTTCTGTACATTCTGGTATTCTTTAGCTAATCTACAAGTTGTATCAACGAGTTCGGAGATTTCTATCAAGACTCTGTACTTCGTTCGTATAGGATGACAGAGCACCGCACTGGTGTCCCTGATCCGTGCACTCATCGTATAGACAGAGTCTCTACTGATTCATCCAAAGACGTCTCTCAagcatttgacattccttgcatgaTTTTGTTATCCCCTAGCTCAGCGTTACACCTGTTCTAAGAGGTAATTGGAAGGACAATTTTTCCttaaggattcatcatccttgtgGTGATAAATTACCTCCATTACATTtaggtgaacccgacatgaaaggGGGATTCGTGTGTGTATGATTTTTTTAGTATAGCTTAGTTGctttatttcttttccttttccaaaCTTAGCATATCTATTTTAGTTTCCATTGCATTGATTTAAAAACtcaaaaatctaaattaaaaaaaaaagagtaaaataGTAAACACCTTTTTCCCTTTCAAGTTTTCATCAAGACAAGATAGATCTATATCTTCTTCCAAAGACTGACATAGGTGTCCCTGTTCCATTAATTGGTTGTCGATCAACATATGAGCTTTACGAACTAGATTGCGATGGGAGCCATAGTCAAGAGGTCATCCAGGAGGAGCTTCCCTCCTTATCATTACAGTCCTCCTCTACTCAGCACCATGCAGGGTGGACAATCATCTAATCCCAATGAGTTCTTGATATCTCACAGTTT contains these protein-coding regions:
- the LOC131033503 gene encoding phospholipase A1-Igamma3, chloroplastic-like is translated as MYKACAQSLNNLKGQRDRCLYALRTEGLNPSCTLKSMFKNGLGNGSLKSEELNEGGICKDQLQIGDMWQDIQGANNWKSLLDPIHLLLKAEILGYGDFAQHCYDSFDNTRSSQYYGNCKLSKSSLGRRLESLKCGRGYQVTEYKYANTGLSLKSYFREKWRDSGAWMGYIAVCTDPNEIKRLGRRDIFVAWRDEGSGRSRLSAREIVVAEIKRLLNNFKDEDVSITFTGHSLGAALATISAYDIKQMLMNEYYIRSIPVTVFAFPSPRVGNLSFAQHVEEIGVKVLRQVNKKDLVPKVLEFS